The Aythya fuligula isolate bAytFul2 chromosome 7, bAytFul2.pri, whole genome shotgun sequence genome has a window encoding:
- the LOC116491312 gene encoding protein FRA10AC1 homolog, translating into MVPQQLRLGAAARGHGGYDSDFSDEENGEKSVQKTKSTKEESLLVKPFQKAKQGSVAHRQFAAEEWDREEARKRRFHLISMDAYERHKKFVSDYILYYGGKREDFRRSGANDKTDLDIIRENHRFLWNEDDEADMNWEKRLAKKYYDKLFKEYCIADLSRYKENKFGFRWRHEKEVISGKGQFSCGNKHCDEEEGLKSWEVNFGYVEHGEKRNALVKLRLCPECSYKLNFHHRRKEIKASKKRGTAVLSTKEPKVKKTKLSRSTKKKSKKKNHKDEVSSEDSDNSDKDSENSDVQDGPSDADFWKGPLQETDEKSREEEFDEYFQDLFL; encoded by the exons atggtGCCCCAGCAGCTGCGCCTCGGCGCCGCC gcACGTGGCCATGGCGGCTATGATTCTGATTTCAGTGATGAGGAGAATGGAGAGAAGTCTGTGCAAAAGACTAAAAG CACAAAGGAAGAGAGCCTTCTGGTAAAGCCAttccaaaaagcaaaacaaggcagTGTGGCTCACAGACAATTTGCAGCTGAAGAATGGGATAG ggaagaagcaagaaaaagaaggttTCACTTGATATCGATGGATGCT TATGAAAGACATAAAAAGTTTGTGAGTGACTACATTTTATACTATGGTGGCAAAAGGGAGGATTTCCGACGTTCTGG AGCAAATGACAAGACAGATCTTGATATTATAAGAGAAAACCATAGATTCCTGTGGAATGAAGATGATGAAGCAGATATGAATTG GGAGAAGAGACTTGCCAAGAAGTATTATGATAAATTATTCAAAGAATACTGTATAGCAGATCTCAGTAGATATAAAGAGAATAAG TTTGGATTTAGATGGAGACACGAGAAAGAAGTAATTTCAGGAAAAG GTCAGTTTTCTTGTGGAAATAAGCACTGTGATGAGGAAGAAGGCCTGAAGAGCTGGGAGGTGAATTTTGGTTATGTTGAACATGGTGAAAAGAGGAATGCACTTGTGAAATTGA gACTATGTCCAGAATGTTCCTACAAACTAAACTTCCATCACcg gaggaaagaaatcaaagcaagcaagaaaagagGCACAGCTGTACTGAGCACTAAAGAACCAAAAGTTAAGAAGACAAAATTATCTCGTTCAacaaaaaagaagtcaaaaaaaaaaaaccataaag ATGAGGTTTCTTCGGAAGATTCAGATAATTCTGATAAAG ATTCAGAAAACAGTGATGTGCAAGATGGTCCTTCAGATGCTGATTTTTGGAAAGGCCCTCTacaagaaacagatgaaaaatcaCG ggAAGAAGAGTTTGATGAATACTTTCAAGActtgtttctctga